The Metabacillus schmidteae nucleotide sequence AAAAGAGACAACCCGATTGGTCGCCTCTACTAATTCATTACATATCAGATGGTTCAAATGTTTTGCAATCTGTGTCACTACTTGTAGAAGCGTTCTTTTCTTTATGGTTCACGACATAAATTTGAGTAGCTCCACATTTGTTTTCGTTGTTAATATTATGAACGCAACTGCTAAC carries:
- a CDS encoding DUF1540 domain-containing protein, which produces MAQDVLCEVSSCVHNINNENKCGATQIYVVNHKEKNASTSSDTDCKTFEPSDM